A section of the Streptomyces sp. NBC_01591 genome encodes:
- a CDS encoding IPT/TIG domain-containing protein — MPISPNQGSTGGGTAVTITGTNLTGTTAVLFGTKPATGVTNVSPTQVTAVSPSGSGAVGVTVTTPGGTSNPIPFFYVGAPFKSGLSVSSGSTAGGNTVVISGTGLSTATGVSFGANTATPTVLSDSQISVVVPAGAAAGPVSVTVTTAGGSNNGLSYTYIDVPTITGIAPASGPTSGGTAVTITGTSLTTTSQVTFDSVPAAFTVIDATTVSAVTPPGTVGAVDVGLSNPAGTATDVGAFAYTAGPGI, encoded by the coding sequence ATGCCAATCAGTCCCAACCAGGGCTCCACCGGTGGCGGTACCGCCGTCACCATCACGGGCACCAACCTCACGGGCACCACCGCGGTGCTCTTCGGCACCAAGCCGGCCACCGGCGTCACCAACGTCTCGCCCACCCAGGTCACCGCTGTCTCGCCGTCCGGTTCCGGCGCGGTCGGCGTGACGGTGACCACCCCGGGCGGAACCAGCAATCCGATCCCGTTCTTCTACGTCGGCGCCCCGTTCAAGTCCGGTCTGAGCGTGAGCTCGGGCTCCACCGCAGGCGGCAACACCGTCGTCATCAGCGGCACCGGTCTGTCCACCGCCACCGGGGTGTCCTTCGGCGCCAATACCGCCACGCCGACGGTGCTGTCGGACAGCCAGATCAGTGTCGTCGTGCCCGCGGGTGCGGCAGCCGGGCCGGTGAGCGTCACTGTGACGACCGCCGGAGGATCCAACAACGGTCTGTCGTACACGTACATCGACGTCCCGACCATCACCGGGATCGCTCCGGCTTCCGGACCGACTTCCGGCGGAACGGCGGTGACCATCACAGGCACCAGCCTGACCACGACGAGCCAGGTCACGTTCGACTCGGTGCCGGCAGCGTTCACGGTCATCGACGCGACGACGGTGTCTGCCGTCACCCCGCCCGGCACCGTCGGTGCGGTCGACGTCGGTCTCTCCAACCCTGCGGGCACAGCCACGGACGTCGGCGCCTTCGCCTATACGGCGGGCCCCGGCATCTGA
- a CDS encoding DUF397 domain-containing protein: MNDLYGLDITGARFSKACGGNTHPDGEACVTLAKIGPDAWAMGDSKRPDAEPLRFTTAELDAAGIDPARFDLSA, encoded by the coding sequence ATGAACGACCTGTACGGCCTCGACATCACCGGAGCCCGCTTCAGCAAGGCGTGTGGGGGCAACACGCACCCGGACGGCGAGGCGTGCGTGACCCTCGCGAAGATCGGGCCGGACGCATGGGCGATGGGCGACAGCAAGCGGCCGGACGCCGAGCCGCTGCGCTTCACCACGGCGGAGCTGGACGCGGCGGGTATCGACCCTGCGCGCTTCGACCTCTCCGCCTGA